One genomic window of Vibrio mangrovi includes the following:
- a CDS encoding bile acid:sodium symporter family protein, with amino-acid sequence MLRTITNLFPLWAVLFSLAAYFSPATFTMLKPAIIPLLTVIMLTMGLTLKGSDFLNVLRNKKAVGIGLVLQFSVMPLAALLVSRLLELDTELTIGMVLVGSVAGGTASNVMCYLAKGDVALSISMTAMSTLLGVVMTPLLVQLLAGQSVDVPVLGMLFSLLKIVVIPVILGIVLNSVMHPVTRKLEPVLPLVSMLAIVTIIAIVVALNADQLAKIGPIVALAVIMHNSTGLVSGYWACRWLGMDEKTCRTIAFEVGLQNSGLATALAMKFFTPASAVAGTIFSIWHNLSGSCLAGIWARKSIATSSRTAETL; translated from the coding sequence ATGTTAAGGACAATCACGAATTTATTTCCGTTATGGGCGGTTCTCTTTTCCCTGGCTGCCTACTTCTCTCCAGCAACATTTACCATGCTCAAACCTGCAATTATTCCTTTGCTAACGGTTATCATGCTGACAATGGGACTTACGCTGAAGGGCTCCGATTTCCTCAATGTACTGAGAAACAAAAAGGCGGTTGGCATCGGTTTAGTACTTCAGTTTTCTGTGATGCCGCTTGCAGCTTTGCTGGTCAGCAGACTGCTGGAACTGGATACTGAGCTAACCATTGGTATGGTTCTGGTAGGGAGTGTTGCCGGTGGAACTGCTTCAAATGTGATGTGTTATCTGGCCAAAGGAGATGTCGCATTATCGATCTCAATGACTGCTATGTCGACGCTGTTGGGGGTTGTGATGACACCGCTATTGGTTCAGTTACTGGCTGGACAGTCAGTTGATGTGCCCGTACTTGGTATGTTGTTCAGCCTGCTCAAAATTGTTGTGATACCGGTTATTCTGGGAATTGTTCTCAATTCAGTGATGCATCCTGTGACCCGGAAACTTGAACCTGTTCTGCCATTGGTATCAATGTTGGCAATCGTGACGATTATTGCCATTGTTGTTGCATTGAATGCAGATCAACTGGCTAAAATCGGGCCGATTGTGGCTTTGGCGGTGATCATGCATAACAGTACCGGATTAGTTTCTGGCTACTGGGCATGCCGCTGGTTAGGGATGGATGAGAAAACCTGCCGGACTATTGCTTTTGAAGTAGGATTGCAAAATTCTGGTTTGGCGACCGCATTAGCGATGAAATTTTTCACACCGGCTTCAGCTGTTGCCGGGACGATCTTCTCAATCTGGCACAATCTTTCCGGCTCTTGTCTGGCCGGAATATGGGCCAGAAAATCAATCGCAACATCTTCCCGGACGGCAGAGACGCTATAA